The Amycolatopsis mongoliensis genome includes a window with the following:
- a CDS encoding FAD-dependent monooxygenase, with the protein MKAVVAGAGIGGVTAALALIRAGWDVEVLERAPELGEVGAGLSIAPNALRALDSLGIGEKVRAAATPSQAAYNLCVPSGERLRRFDPAHDTPLSCFHRADLHRLLAAELPDGVVRTGCAVHSVTEDGEVVHDAGRVTADLVVGADGIHSAVREALWPGITPRFRCTVWRGVTEPGVEEAGTFTFGRGAYFLAHPIGGERVYWALAVHERRPGVRYADDLAEVRRRVRGWHVEPLLDATPKVLHNDVTDLPPLPAYVRGRVALLGDAAHAMAPDLGQGACQAIEDAVTLAAVGLEGYDRARLARTRGIARMARRKGAMALTTSRLGYALNRLGMRAPAAVIRKQTEKLWSWTPPTARAAG; encoded by the coding sequence ATGAAGGCAGTGGTGGCAGGCGCCGGCATCGGCGGCGTCACGGCGGCGCTCGCCCTGATCCGGGCGGGCTGGGACGTCGAGGTGCTCGAACGCGCTCCCGAGCTCGGCGAGGTCGGCGCCGGGCTGTCGATCGCGCCGAACGCCCTGCGTGCGCTCGACTCGCTGGGCATCGGGGAGAAGGTGCGGGCCGCGGCGACGCCGTCCCAGGCGGCCTACAACCTGTGCGTGCCCTCGGGGGAGCGGCTGCGGCGCTTCGACCCCGCGCACGACACGCCGTTGTCGTGCTTCCACCGCGCGGACCTGCACCGCCTGCTCGCCGCCGAGCTGCCGGACGGGGTGGTCCGGACCGGCTGCGCGGTGCATTCGGTGACCGAGGACGGCGAAGTCGTCCACGACGCCGGTCGGGTGACAGCCGATTTGGTGGTGGGTGCGGACGGCATCCACAGCGCGGTCCGGGAAGCGCTGTGGCCCGGCATCACGCCCCGGTTCCGCTGCACGGTCTGGCGTGGGGTCACCGAACCCGGTGTCGAGGAGGCCGGCACGTTCACCTTCGGCCGCGGCGCGTACTTCCTGGCCCACCCGATCGGCGGCGAGCGGGTGTACTGGGCGCTCGCGGTGCACGAACGCCGTCCGGGCGTCCGCTACGCCGACGACCTGGCCGAGGTCCGGCGCCGGGTGCGCGGCTGGCACGTCGAGCCGCTCCTCGACGCGACGCCGAAGGTGCTGCACAACGACGTCACGGACCTGCCGCCGCTCCCGGCCTACGTCCGCGGCCGGGTGGCGCTGCTCGGCGACGCCGCGCACGCGATGGCGCCCGACCTGGGCCAGGGCGCGTGCCAGGCGATCGAGGACGCGGTGACGCTCGCGGCGGTCGGCCTCGAGGGCTACGACCGGGCGCGGCTCGCCCGGACCCGCGGCATCGCGCGGATGGCCCGCCGGAAGGGCGCGATGGCCCTGACGACGTCACGGCTCGGGTATGCGCTCAACCGCCTGGGCATGCGCGCGCCCGCGGCGGTGATCCGGAAGCAGACGGAGAAGCTGTGGTCCTGGACCCCGCCTACGGCCCGAGCGGCAGGGTGA
- a CDS encoding MFS transporter encodes MLRHRRIFLVATLIDALGSGLWVPFALLFLVHGQDMGLLDAGTSPSTGALLALVTGPATGAAMDRFGPRALLVAGNLVRLLAFCAYPLVHTSWQVIVVSVVAGFGDRLFWTCNAPMVARLTSGSGTDRMLATQTVGRFAGAGIGAAATAVLPTITSPWAFHLLAYVNAASFGVAAVLMGLLPRAEARTHAPSGSWRTVLGDRPFTGFCVTHTAFTLASASKFAVLPIVVRDFLHGPQWIAGTAITLGTVVVVTAQRPIVSLLAGRSRTAGLIGAATLFSVSFALLIPLEMVPLHIATGLILVTSLGFSVAEAMFGPTGTATAAAAAPAGAEGRASSIFQLSWGLPVALAPGLLAVLLSVSTALTWSVLALTCTAAIPALLVLRKKLPQALREPSPAVAG; translated from the coding sequence ATGCTTCGACACCGGCGGATCTTCCTGGTCGCCACCCTGATCGACGCTCTCGGCAGCGGGCTGTGGGTGCCGTTCGCGCTGCTGTTCCTGGTGCACGGCCAGGACATGGGCCTGCTCGACGCGGGGACGTCGCCGAGCACCGGTGCGCTGCTGGCGCTCGTCACCGGCCCGGCGACCGGGGCCGCCATGGACCGGTTCGGGCCGCGGGCACTGCTCGTCGCCGGGAACCTCGTGCGGCTCCTGGCCTTCTGTGCGTACCCACTGGTCCACACCAGCTGGCAGGTGATCGTGGTTTCGGTGGTCGCCGGGTTCGGCGACCGGCTGTTCTGGACGTGCAACGCGCCGATGGTGGCCCGGCTCACCTCGGGCAGCGGAACGGACCGCATGCTGGCGACGCAGACGGTGGGACGGTTCGCCGGCGCGGGGATCGGCGCGGCCGCGACCGCGGTGCTGCCGACGATCACGAGTCCGTGGGCGTTCCACCTGCTCGCGTACGTGAACGCGGCGAGCTTCGGGGTGGCAGCGGTGCTGATGGGGTTGCTGCCGCGGGCCGAAGCCCGCACGCACGCGCCGTCCGGGAGCTGGCGAACTGTGCTCGGGGATCGGCCCTTCACCGGGTTCTGCGTCACCCACACGGCTTTCACGCTCGCCAGCGCGAGCAAGTTCGCCGTGCTGCCCATCGTCGTGCGCGATTTCCTGCACGGTCCACAGTGGATCGCCGGGACCGCGATCACGCTCGGCACCGTGGTCGTCGTGACCGCGCAGCGCCCGATCGTCTCCCTGCTCGCCGGGCGCAGCCGGACCGCGGGGCTGATCGGCGCCGCGACGCTGTTCTCTGTTTCCTTCGCCCTGCTGATCCCGTTGGAAATGGTCCCCCTGCACATTGCGACCGGGCTGATCCTCGTGACGAGCCTCGGTTTCTCCGTCGCGGAGGCGATGTTCGGCCCCACCGGCACCGCGACGGCCGCCGCGGCCGCGCCCGCCGGCGCCGAAGGCCGGGCCAGCTCGATCTTCCAGCTCTCCTGGGGCCTGCCCGTCGCGCTCGCCCCGGGCCTGCTGGCCGTCCTGCTCAGCGTGAGCACCGCGCTGACCTGGTCGGTACTGGCCCTGACCTGCACGGCGGCGATCCCGGCACTGCTCGTGCTGCGGAAGAAGCTCCCCCAGGCCCTGCGCGAACCGTCACCGGCAGTCGCGGGTTGA
- a CDS encoding GbsR/MarR family transcriptional regulator encodes MDESTAWAERAAAFFAEQYGIPPIAGRILGWLMVCDPPAQSATAIAEAIGASRASLTSNTNLLTASRLVRKQRVPGDRTTYFRIDDDAWPRVVRERIATLASFVDIADDGLALFEPGDERAARVQAARDTFAWLAEALEGPR; translated from the coding sequence ATGGACGAGTCGACAGCTTGGGCCGAACGGGCCGCGGCCTTCTTCGCCGAGCAGTACGGCATCCCGCCGATCGCCGGCCGCATCCTCGGCTGGCTGATGGTCTGCGACCCGCCCGCGCAGTCGGCGACCGCGATCGCCGAGGCCATCGGCGCGAGCCGGGCGTCGCTCACCTCGAACACGAACCTGCTGACGGCGTCGCGGCTGGTCCGCAAGCAGCGTGTGCCGGGCGACCGCACCACCTACTTCCGCATCGACGACGACGCCTGGCCGCGCGTGGTCCGGGAGCGCATCGCGACGCTCGCCTCGTTCGTCGACATCGCCGACGACGGCTTGGCGCTGTTCGAACCCGGCGACGAGCGCGCCGCCCGGGTCCAAGCCGCGCGGGACACCTTCGCGTGGTTGGCCGAGGCTCTGGAGGGACCGCGATGA
- a CDS encoding SsgA family sporulation/cell division regulator produces MHTDAVHQSQFVVLNESTTPVLSRLSYHADEPFAVTVAFRTERGRWIEWTFARDLLVSGIDEPAGLGDVRVRPDLSEDEDFLTLEIESPDGYASFELEVEDVRTFLDASYELVPLGEESAHFDVDGLIEEISNV; encoded by the coding sequence ATGCACACCGACGCCGTTCACCAGAGCCAGTTCGTGGTGCTGAACGAGAGCACCACGCCCGTCCTTTCCCGCCTCTCCTACCACGCCGACGAGCCGTTCGCGGTCACCGTCGCGTTCCGGACCGAGCGCGGCCGGTGGATCGAATGGACCTTCGCGCGTGACCTCCTCGTGTCCGGCATCGACGAGCCGGCCGGCCTCGGTGACGTCCGGGTCCGCCCGGACCTGTCCGAGGACGAGGACTTCCTCACCCTGGAAATCGAGTCACCGGACGGCTATGCGTCGTTCGAGCTCGAGGTCGAGGACGTCCGGACGTTCCTCGATGCGTCCTACGAGCTGGTGCCGCTCGGCGAAGAGAGCGCGCACTTCGACGTCGACGGGCTGATCGAGGAGATCAGCAACGTCTGA